A stretch of DNA from Cygnus atratus isolate AKBS03 ecotype Queensland, Australia chromosome 9, CAtr_DNAZoo_HiC_assembly, whole genome shotgun sequence:
GCTGCGTGTCCGCGCCCTCCATTCCCCATTGAGCCGCTCAGCTGcgtttgcaaaataaatactgtattttcctgGATCATGGCTGCGTTTCCTCCCTGGGacagcttttgtgtgtgtttgttttcttttttatagcGATGATGTCACGGCTtttccaggcagctctgccGAAACGATCGcaatctctctccctctctgtccGGAGGGAAGaggtctgcaggcagctggcacGGCCAGCCCGTGCCGGTGAGCTTTGCTCCGCATGTGCCGTGTTTGTAGAGGCGAGGGAGCAGTCAGACAGCTCTGCACGGCATGTTTTAGGGCTGCCGAGCCCGCAAAGGGTGACCAGGTACTGCCTGCTCGTGTCGGTGCCACTGGGTCAGTTGAAAACCCAGCTCCAGATAGGGGGGTTGGTTCCTCCCAGCCTCAGAAGGGCAGGCAACAGCGAACTGACAAGCTGGCCGCTTTCCAGGAAGGTTCCCGGAATATGTTGAAGCAGCTCCTTTGATATccatctccccctcctcccacaCGAAGGCAAGCCCAAAACACTGGGATGTGGTCGTGTTTCCCTTCAGATTTCTTCAGCACCGAAAAAGCATTTCCCACGCCGCCGACACCTGCCTCATTTCACTTCCCAGCACAGGCTGTGGGGCAACCCTGTAGAGAAATGGGGATTGGAGTTTCCTCGGGCTGAGCACTTTTAGGGTCACCAGCAGCGATGCAGCAAGGTGCTGGGGCTCAGCTGATGCTGCACTCACCCATTTATCCCCTAGTCCTCGGGTTGGTGCTGAAAAACTCGTGCTGACACTGAAGTACTGAAGGTTTAAATGCAGGCAGCGCAGCTGGCACTTCCCAAAATGTGGAAATGTGCACAGCCGGACCCTTTGCACCATCGCTGCTGGCAGCACCGCAGCCTGCGCCCAGCACCGGGGGGGCCCCGCTGCCTTCTGCCGGGTGCCCACGAGAGGGCGGGCGAGGATGGAGTTTGGGAAGGATCCCGGCAATAACCGAGCTGCgggaataaatgaataaagataGAgatgagaattaaaaatacatttaaaaataaaaactaataaaaataatacatcaaataaatcaataaaaccTCTATTTTATTAACCAGAGCCtctattatttcatatttgcatGTGCTCACCCATCATCTGTATCCATCATCTCTTGCCTTGTGCTGATcattgagaaataaaaaactaTCCAGGCAACTGGGAGACTCCAGTTCTTATGGGTTTGCACCCAAATCCTACTacagaaactgctttttatCCAGAGACCTCTCAGCACAAGCatcccccccagccctctcAGCCTACCTTCGTGGTGAGCGTGGCCCTTCCTGGGCTAAAAGCCACGAGCTCTGCGTGACACCCGCAGCAAGGGAATTGCGGTCAGTGCACAGGGACGTGACCTAGCACACTGAGGCCTGGAGACCATCACCAGAAATGGTGTGCACAGACAAGCAATAAAACATGATCTCAGTTCATACTCGTACCCAGGCACAGAGGCATTTTATCTCAACTCTATTTCTtaaagactcttttttttttttccccacatgagGGAGTAAGAGAATTTCTTGACCTTGCATGTTGCCCATCCCTGTGAGAAGCAGAAGGCAGCCTGCCACTTGCTACACAGCTGGGTCTGTCCCCAGCATCCTGCAAAGGGCTGTTGCAAGTCCATATGGCATCCCGACACCACTGCCCCCTGCACAGCCCGTCCCAGGGACACAAAGCACCAGCTGGCATCAGTTTCCCCCCTTTATTTAGCTCTTGTTTCTCATTATCTCCCAGGCACAGATGACTATTCTTATTCACTCATCTGTACCTATAGCTCAGGCTGCTTTTCCAGAGGAATTTCATGATGAGGAATTTCACAGCCCTGGCTCGTGGACCGCAGCTCGGCACTACAGCACGGCTGAGTGCTGCAatataataatttcttctttttttttttttttttccctgctgtcaAGGTAGTGATATGTGGCAAGGCTGTTCTGTTCACGGAAGGGTTGGTGGCAGCTGGGGTGACGAGGTGCGAGGAGAGCGGTCCTGCAAGCACAGTGACAGCAGAGGGCACGCTTCGCTGGCGCAGCACTGAGCGCGCAGCCTGTGCACACAGTCCGGGCACTGCTGGACTGCTCTGGATTCGTGGAGCAAacaggaggagagctgggggtAAGGAAGCAGTCCCAGGAATTCAATGCAATTCAATCGTCTGCAAAGCCACATGCCCTGCAGCGCTGCGGCAGAGAGGAAGGAACAGAATCGCCCTCGCCACAGCCGAGCGGACGGATGACGGATTTATCCGGCTGGGGAATGAGGGAAAAAATTCTGAGCACACTGATCCCCCGGAGGAGCCGGGGGAGGGGGAAGTGGTGAATGGATCTGCACCTTGCTCGCCCCTCCGTGCCTGCGCCAGCGTCCTGAGGATGTCTGACGGTCTGCCCTGCGCCGGGGGCACGGCAGGAGACACCACAAagaggcagagggcagggggcaggTGGACCCCCCACCTTCTCCACCCCCTCTCTGCTGGTTTCCTTCAGGTCAGCACAAGAGGGTTTTCTGAACCAAAGCAcatattttcatcttcagttaaatcatatttttcttttagatgttATTTGAAATGGGATCCCAAAACTTTTTGGCTGGAGAACATCAGAGTGGTTCCCCCAAATTCTTCCCAAGAGCACCAAGAATATTTTGGTCCTTTCAAAATTTGATCCAGAGCAAGGCTCAGATCTAATAGGAACTCAGTTTTACTCCATTGAAATAGGCAAGTTTCTCCTAGGAGAActtccccaccagcaccctggCACTGGTCCTGCCTCCACCCAACGTCAGCTGAATCCAGTGAGGGATTAAAGAACCAGGGTGGGCCTCAGAGCCTTCCTTAGGTTGCTCTGGGGCCAAGTCATCTCCTGGTGGGGCACAGGACCAGAGACAGCAAAAGACCACTGCCCTGCTTTTGTCAGGTAGGTGTCTAAAGCTCAGTGGGCCAAATCCAAGATGTTTCCATGCAGTAATGTTTCTCCTACTGCCAGAGGACACCCCTACAATCCCTCCAGCATCCCCAGGCAGGGGTACGGCTTCTTGCCCCCAGTGCAGGAGAATGAAGGAGCCTGAGCCAACCTCGTCTTCCAAATTTTGTCCCCATGTGGCTGGCAGAGCCATAGTATGCATGGACACCATGAAAACCTGGATCCCCAAGGGGAGTGAGGGTGTTCCGCTTGGGTCAAAATTAACCCTGTTGCATTCATTTGCACCATGATTTGGGGAGGAGGCAGTGGATGAATGTGACATGGCTGCAGATACCCACACAGAGAAAGGGGTGCATCGTGCAGGGAGGGCAGCGCCTGCTCAGCCCGGAGGTCTGCCCGGTTGGGAACCAGCACCCAGCACTAATTCCTCTTGCTGGGTTGTaaagcagagcaggaacacctcGGTACACCCTCCTCACTTCTAGTCCAGCCTCAGCAACAGTCAGTCTGGGAGCGTGCTGGGTGGGCGTTAATTCAACACGAACTGAAAGAGTCCTTCTGGAGATTTCTGGAGacctctgagcagcagcagccttgttCCCACAAGCCTTTGACTTCCCCCAgctgggaaaaggaggagagggcCCCTGACACCACACAATGGGGTGGTAGCAGAGCtccatctgctcctgctgctggcagagggctGGGGAGTCCCTTGGCATGGAGGGATCCATCCGTGTGGGCACCGGCCAGCcgtggggacaggctgggagagatGGGGAGACTGGTTATCCCAATGATGGGCACGTCCCCCATGGGACCAGCACCATTGAGCTCAGGACCGGGGGGACACACACGACCAAGGCACCGGCTGGTCCCCACtttcctgagctgcagagatgctgcagagcCGGGGAGGCAGAAATTGCCCCCGGAGACAGCTCAGCACCCCCTGGTCCCTGCTGCTAAGCCGCTTTTTGGGGGAAGGTTTGCACTTTCCCCCACTCTACAGCCTTTTTTTTACCCGACGGGGCGGGCAGCCCCGCTGGGGCCAGGGGCTTTGCCCGCTGGGGCGCACAGCCGGGGGGTCCCCCACCGCCCCCCGGGGGGATGCTTGAGGCTCGGGGAGGAGACAACGGACGAGCAGCGTCGAGGACCCGGACGGACGGCGgtttggggagaaaaggaggcgGGGGGCAGCCGGAAAGCACTGAGGGGGGGAGTACAacgcggggggggggagcgccGTGGTCGCCTGGCCAGCCCCGGGCAGAGCGGAGCATCCCCGGCCGCGgctcacccccacccccccaagcCCGGGCAGGGACCCACCCCCGGCGGCGTGGGGCGAGGGGGGCGCCCCCGCCTTGACGTCAGGAGAAGGGTTTATAAAGGCGGCGGGAGGCGAGGAGATCCCCAACGCCGGAGCCGAGCCGCAGCGGAGCCGCCAGCGCTtccccgccgcctcctgcccgcgcccgccccgccggcgAGATGCTGTCGTGCCGCCTCCACTGCGCCCTGGCCCTGCTCTCCATCGCCCTGGCCCTCGGCACCGTCTCGGCCGCCCCCTCGGACCCGCGGCTCCGGCAGTTCCTGCAGAAATCCCTGGCTGCCGCCGCCGGGAAGCAGGTGAGAGCCCCCCCGACGGGGCGGGCACCCCGCTGGAGACCCCGACGGCCCcgcttctcctcctgcttcctctcCCCTGTTCCCCTCCGTCGCCCTGGCAGACCCCTACTTTCCCCAACGCAGACCCCTCCGCTTCCCCGCTGCACACCCCGGTACCCTCAGTGCCTTTCCCCTGTTCCTCAGCAGACCTCCCTGTTGTCCCCGCTCCAGACCCCAGGCCgcttgctgcagcccccagtTCCCCTACGGACCCCTGGTTCCCCACCAGAGATGGGCCATGGCAGCTGGATGgctggggcaggatggggagaccccccccccagcccagcctgctggggGACAGGGAGCGGCCGCTGCCCGCACAGAGGGCAGAGCCCCTGGAGAAGCTCCCCGAGGCTTCTCCGGGGTGCAGAACCAAGGCAGCTGCCTCGATGCAGCAGGAAGATGTCCTCTGCCATGCAACGGGGCAGCCAGGGCTCAGAGGGATGAGAGGAAAGAGAACCCAGTGAGAGggtgccccagcccagctgctttCCCCAAaacctgccctgtgctgcttcagcagcagcctctcAGCATCCTCGCTGAGACCACCTGGGAGGGACGGGGTGGCAGGGTGATGCTCGGGTgagctccttccctgcccagcGATCCCTTCAGCACACCGGGTAGATGTCAgtgctctcctgctctgctttattttgtagccactgctgctggaaggcagctgcTGGTTGGGCTGAGACGTTGGGGAGATGCAGCTCCCCGTCTACTCCGGAGCTGTGCCGCTGTCCTGGGCGCAGTGCAGCGAGCCTCCAGTAGCCGAAGAGTAATCGtgctctctccctctttctctcccttctccccaagGAACTGGCCAAGTACTTTTTGGCAGAACTGCTCTCAGAGCCCAgccagacagaaaatgaagcccTGGAGTCTGAGGACTTGTCCCGAGGGGCCGAGCAGGACGAAGTGAGACTGGAGCTGGAGCGCTCGGCTAACTCAAACCCCGCTCTGGCGCCCCGGGAACGCAAAGCGGGCTGCAAGAACTTCTTCTGGAAAACTTTCACATCCTGTTAGCTTTTGAAACCcacctctcctccccatccATCCCTGCCTTCTTCCTagccccccgccccgagcaGAACCTTCACCGCAAGAGGCGAAGACTGTAAATACACGGTTATGGTGAAATGAAACACACGAGGAAAATCTGAGTTCGATTTCaagttgttttaataaaactttctgTTCCAATTGTACACGATTTGCTTGAGTTGTGATTTCTGACTAGTTCCTTAATGACATGCACTCTGCGACTCTTTCAGATGTACTATTTTTAATCCTTCATTGCAATAAAGTTTATGTTTCAAACAGTGATGCTGAGACTTGCTGGTCACTGAGGAAACCTAAGTCACCTCTCTCAGCCTGCTTGTCTTGGAAATGCTGCCTGTCTCAGGGCAATGACAGCAAATGGCAGTACAGCCcccacatgcacacatacacaacaCACGATTTCTTTAAGTAaaaatttttgctgtttttctaagGGACCTAGGGACACCGCAGTATTTTAGACCTCGAATCCCTGTAAATGGGATTGAGTCAAATCCACAGCACTGGCACTTGCACAGCACTGGCACCGACTTGTGTcggtgctggcacagcaccgaCACAAGTCGGGCTAGAGGATTTACACCCAGCTCCAGTGACATTGCTGGAAATCACAGCTGTGTGTTGGAAGCTGTGGGTATCAAAAAAGAGGTTCACAGTACAGGTTTACCCCCAGCATGCCTTATTCCTTCTCACtcacaaacactgaaatgttttcttaccTGGTGTATTTTATTCCTTGCAACATCCACCGCTTCTGAGACTCCTTCAGAAAGTTCTCCTTTGTTCCACTGCGCAGGGGGGGTTGCATCCTTGTAAAGGCAAGGTGCTAACCCCATGCCATCAGCATCTCTCCATCTAGTAAACCCACTACAGCAGCTTTTCTACCCACTACATCATCATTAACAACATTATTAAAAGTGTCAGCTGGGTAGGAGATGTCAcggagaaaaagaaacagttttctcaATGGAAGATAAACTCTTTGTGCTTTTCCAGAacctcttctcctcccagccaTGCTGCTTTCTGACATGCCATCGTCGGCGAGCTGGAGACGTGGGGCACAAATGTCACTTTGATCAGAAATTCATCATTCGGGAGCAAAAGtagcaaatattttgcagacATCGTATCCAAAGGTGAGAAATGGGGTTGTTGTTCTTTGTCTCCAGTGCAGCTGAGCGGGGTGCAACATTAACTCACCCCTGGGAGGGAGCAAAggggggcagccctgggggagcCTCCTTAAAGAGATGTGGGAAGTGCAAGCAATGCAGATCATTTTGCTGCCCTGAAAGCAGATAGGGTGAGAATAGGACCCCCCTTGGAAAGTGTGGATGCAGACCGAGGGGAGAGCACCAGTCCTACATCACGTCTtattcctctgctgctggatGTCCTTTAGGGAGCAGATTTTGGGGGACTTAGCAAAGCTGAGATCTCCCCACCCCTGTCCCTTTGCTCCTCTCCTGACTGAGGGTCCCGTCAGCTTTGAAAAAGCCGCCAATTCTTCAGTGCCAAGACAGCTGTAAGACAGCAGCTATAGGAACAGAGAGGGGGGTGGAGGTGCCGGGGGCTTGAATATTCTTATGCACCGAGTCTATCCTTCATGGGCTATAAATAGAGCGCTCCTCGCCTGAGGTTTTTCCTCTTGGTCACTATGCTCAGGCAGTTCTTTTGAAGGGAGTTTAATCCTGCCAATTGCAGGAGTGAAACCCGTCACAAGTAGGAATATGGATGATCCACAGGCACAGGCAGGGATCGAGACGAAGTGATTCACATGCTACACCAGCCCGTCACGGCAGTGCAGCTGGCGGCACGGCGCGGCAGCTTCTGCGAGGCTTAATGAAGACGTACTGGTAGAGGCATGTGTGAGTGCCCTCTGCTCGAAGGCAGACAGAAAAACCTGCTCCTTCAGGCAGCTCAGGAGCTCCTGGAGGCTGGGGAGGTGGCTCCCAGGGCATTAAACACAACATCACTCTGTGTAGTTGCACCGCGGCAGCACCAGCAATCCCAGGGACTGGGAGCCGTGCAAACACGATGCCAGAGATGGACTTGCCCTGCTGAGCTACAGAGACtacaaagacagagaaagatttATTGCTTCTCTTTGATGGGTGGGAATTATGGGCTAAAGAGATTAAATGGCTGTATGTAATCCCTGGCCACACAACCACGGCACAGCGTCCTGGCCTGGGAAGGCTCGTGCTGGGCTGGATGTGGGGCGAGAGCACGCGGTGCGGTCAGCTCCATGGGCCTGAGCTGccaaaggggaagggagaggcttTGAGAGAGGTTTTCCAGTGAGGTTCTCAGCAGCTCAGAGCCGAGGTTCCAAGGAGGAGCAGCCCCTACATCAACCTGGGGAGGGCCGGGGGCCGCGATGACCCACACTGGTTGATTCACCTCTCCTCGTGCACTCGGTGGCACGGGCAGACCCAGAGCAATGCCCACCCTGGCAGGTGCCTTCAGCTGGTGATTCATGAGGCACTGCATGGAAACGTCCATGAGGAGCCACATAAAAGGGCTTGAAACTGCTGTCCAAAGAGctgcttttaatgaaaaccagaaaagatTGTATGAGGCCTGGAAGCACAGATGCCCTGATGGGAAGCCAGCGATTTGCTGCTCAGCCATCCCCAGCAGCAACCTCTCCAAGTAACGATGCCAGGAAGGGTCATTGGCTCTAGCAAGCAGGCCAGGGTATTTGTTATGTGATGCACAAACTGTTAGAAAGGCCAAGTCTTCCTTGTCCCAGAGGGCTCGTTGGTGACAGATAGCTCGAAGCAATTCTAGCTGCGGTGCACGAGAAATGCTTCTGGGATCCAGACTTCATAGCCTGGGGCCGCTCTGGCATCGGCTTGCTCTTTTTGGCTCTGCAGAAATGACAAAGAGCCCAGACCCCTGGGCACAACTGTCCTTCACCCAGAACAGCCTGTACGAGGTTCCACGGTGTTTTTGCATTTAATCTGCCCCTGTAGCTCCCAGCAGGCATCACGGCAGACTCATCATTGCTCCGATCTGCACGCACCAGGAGCATCCCCTATTCCCAGGCCCCTGCTCTCACCATGGGAATCTTTTTCCCCTCTATCCTGCCAAAACCCCAGCACCTCTGGGGAGCActggagcagcccccagcccctggatGGGTCAGCACCAGGCGACTGGAAAGAAGCATTTGCTGCTGTAACCGAGCCCTAAtgctctgaaaacaaagcagcaggatGCTTATTGACCGGGGTGAGAAACTATACCTAGGCAATAAAAGCTATTATGATAAAGGAACAGACTGTACTCTCTCTCCTCAGAACACCTTCTGACTCTTTGACAGCTCCTCACTAGAATAATGCAGTAAAATTCACTTAcactgagcattttttttctcctttgttttattAGTGAATAATTTGTCGCATTTGTTAACACCTAATAGCATACCCAAAAGAGCTGTTTGGCCAGATGCTGTGAGTACCTCAGCAGTCTGGATCCCGATCTTGGGAGACTTACCCTGAAAATGCCTGGCAGAACCCCAAAAATTAACAAgctctcaaaaaaaatcagcaagtgcatttttttctcatatgtaCAGTACACATGCCAGTTTGTGCCATGACCTGATGTTTCCAGCATCACCGAAAAAAGAAACCCACCTGGGTGGAACCAAAAGCCACTCGATTAACAAAATGAGGTTTCACAAAGGTCCCCAGTATCTCTTATAGAGAGATTCCCTGAGAAAGCATGAAATGCTGCACTCAGATCCAGGCTTTGCTCACTGCTGGGGCAGAAGGAGAGGGACTTAGCCCTGCTCACCTCCCAGAgcatcagtgctgctgctccctgctgcctgcatccCAATCCCTcgcagctgcaggcaggctgccGTGCTCTGCTGATGGGAGGAAACactccagcctccagccccgACAAAGCTGGCCCCAGAGAGatgctcccagccctcctgtGCCCATCCCTCAGCACTTGTTAACCTCTGTTCCCCTGGCACTGAGCAGAGTTGGTGAATCCCTCCCAGCACTTGCTCCCTTGCACAGCTCTGGGTTTTGCCTTCAAGGAAAATCTGTCCCTCCAGCTGGAGGCTTAGGGAAGAGAAGGATCTTCCTGGAAATCAGCTGTTGCATTTGCAAGGCTTTTCAGGGAAACCTCACTGCCGCATCTTTCCTTCCCTATTTGACTTCTAGTGCTCATTGTGGTGTGTGATTCTTCCAGAGGCTCCAACACGGGacttctgtccctgctgctctgctcccgaCACCAGCCTCTTCCCTGGAGGGTGCGATGTTGGGGGACCCCATGAGGAGCACAATCCCACGAGTGGGGtgcactgcagccagcagagagagCCAAAGAGCACAGATTGTCCTATTTGTGGTCTGTGCATCCTTGTCCGTGAGGGCAGACACTCCGCACAGCTCTCCTCCATGCCAGGGACTGTCCAAGCAGTGGAGATGGGTGCAGGGCTCCTGCAAAGAGTTTTCCCTGGAGGATCCTCACTTTCCTCTGAGGatgcaggcagtgctgctgcactgccGGAGATTTTTGCCCACGGCTGAGtgcctgtttttcatttctacagGGCATTTCTCATGCAAAAGGTGTCAACTTGTAACAGGCTGGAAGAAAGTTAAATAGCATAAAAGTGAACTGTGCTATCTACGGTTAAAAGTGGTGGGTTTTGTTCtaaagaaaacctttaaaaaattgGTTCAGTGAAAATCTTCTTTCCCCTGgcaattttgttgttgttcagcaTCCCAAACTACTCCTTACTCACTCAGCTGTCGACAGCCTCACAGTCTCGGCAGGAACCGtgtgggcagagggaggaagggtTATGTCCAGTTACAGGCTCAGGGGACCAGACGGCTGTGGTGGCACAATGCGTGGCAGTCCCTGCCTCCAGGCTGCATCTTCCACAGCCTGAATAAACCACCGCTGGAGGCAAcgagggctggaggtgctgctgcctgcaccgATGCCTTCACCCAGTGGCTCGGACCCACCTGCAGGAGGAACGGTCGCTGCTGGTGACAGTGGTGGCACTGGGACCCTGCCACAGGGCTGTGGCTCCCCGTGGGTGGCTCCGACCTCACAATGGCCAGCACTCGTGGCAGGCGGTTTGTGGGCTCCATGCACCCTGCCAGGAGGGGCCCAAAGGTGCCGCCATAACATCTGCACCTCTCCATTGGAAAGGACAGCCCGCGCTGCCCTCTTGCTCCTCGTTTAGGGTGCTTGGAAGGAAACCTGGCCAGCCCTGGAAGGACAGAGCCCAACACCAAATGGGAAGGGTGGGCTCAAGCAACATGTGTGAACCAGAGCTCTCGGAGGAAGAGTGCAAGGAAAAGGTGGCAGCGGTGCTTCCCGAAACCTGCATTCAGCATTTGGAAAGCAACGCCTGGAAAGAACGGATTTCCAGCATGGAGACCCTGCAGAAGACTATCAGGGAGATGAAGAAAAGCGAGATACCGTGCCAAGCCCTGGTGAGACTGCTGTCACGGGGGTGCAAGGAGACAAAGCTCCAGGTGATGCAGAAGAAACTCCACACAATCACTCTGCTAGCCCAGGAAGGGGACTTCTCCAGGACATCGGCTCAAATTGTCCTAGAAAGCGTGGTGGAAATGGTGGGAGATGTGCTGTGCAGCACCAGTGCCCAAGGAGCCTTGACAGCTATAGCAGAGGCATGCTCATTGCCATGGACAGCACAGACAGCTATGGCATTGGCCTTCTCACAGAATAACTCCAGGATCCAGACCAAGATCTTGGACTGGCTGTCAAAGGCAATTCTGGAATTTGGCTTTGCTGGCATGGAGGCCAAGACACTAATAAATACCCTGAGGattgctcttgctgctgctcagccccgcGTGCAGAGATCGGCCATCACTTTGCTGGGGGTTATTTACCTGTACGTGGGAGACTCGCTCAGAGAGCTGATGGAGAGTGAAAAGCTGCCCCTTCTCCCCCAGATAGATGCTGAGCTGGAGAAGGTGCACGGGCAGGTCCCACCAGCTCCCAGTCGTGCCAACCCCAAACCAGGCCTGGGTGATGGGACCCAGGAGGACTCGGGGGATCACAGAAGAACAGGAGCCATAGACATTAGTGACAAGATCACACCAGAGCTGCTGTccaagctgcaggaggaggattGGAACATGCAGAAGGAGGGCCTGGAAGAGGTCGCCTGCATCCTCCGGGATGCCAAACACATCCAGCCAAACATAGGAGAGCTCCCAAGAGCCCTGAGGGCTTGTCTCCATGACCCGAACCCCAGCCTGGTACAGATGGCCCTGAGGGTCCTCCAGCACCTGTCCGCAGCCATGGGCTCCAATGTAACACAGCACATGAAGGACTTGGGCCTTCCCCTCATCACTCTGTTCAGGGACAGCAAGAGCAGCACGAGAGCGGCTGCCCTGGCTGCCGTGAATGCCTGGGCTGCACAGCTCAACATATCGCAGTGGCTGGGTGGGCAGGACATTTcaggagagctgggagaaggAATGC
This window harbors:
- the SST gene encoding somatostatin, with translation MLSCRLHCALALLSIALALGTVSAAPSDPRLRQFLQKSLAAAAGKQELAKYFLAELLSEPSQTENEALESEDLSRGAEQDEVRLELERSANSNPALAPRERKAGCKNFFWKTFTSC